In one Thermincola ferriacetica genomic region, the following are encoded:
- a CDS encoding alpha/beta hydrolase translates to MLTKEIKIPADGRPIEAFTMHKKAKPDRAFLILPGRGYTVNHFLLDFLWRMAAEQGFFAVKAEYRGYTYRHLGQPYDHNHATNDARFVLDYLASLGYEAENTVLCAKSLGTIATCNLVVEHNRRFHKVILLTPVLYVNKNDGVFPAWVEFNEKVRQAYLVFGSNDPYCDQTTARTTFPTARIDCYEGADHGLHLVGNYAETIEINRQIIEKVKDFVK, encoded by the coding sequence ATGCTTACCAAAGAGATTAAAATTCCTGCCGACGGTCGACCCATCGAAGCTTTTACCATGCACAAAAAAGCAAAACCCGACAGAGCCTTCCTGATTTTACCGGGCCGGGGCTACACTGTTAATCATTTTCTGCTGGACTTCCTCTGGCGCATGGCCGCCGAACAGGGCTTCTTCGCCGTCAAAGCCGAGTACAGAGGTTACACTTACAGGCACCTGGGCCAACCTTACGACCATAACCATGCCACCAATGATGCCCGCTTTGTGCTGGATTACCTGGCCAGCCTGGGTTATGAAGCAGAAAATACCGTATTATGCGCCAAATCTTTGGGCACTATAGCGACGTGCAACCTGGTGGTCGAACATAACAGGCGCTTTCATAAAGTTATCCTGCTTACTCCTGTGTTATATGTAAATAAAAATGACGGTGTTTTCCCGGCCTGGGTAGAGTTCAATGAAAAAGTTAGACAAGCCTATCTTGTTTTTGGCAGTAATGACCCCTATTGTGACCAGACAACAGCCAGGACGACTTTTCCCACCGCCCGGATCGATTGTTACGAGGGCGCAGACCATGGGCTGCACCTGGTCGGCAATTATGCGGAAACAATAGAGATTAACCGGCAGATAATCGAGAAAGTCAAAGATTTTGTTAAATAG
- a CDS encoding cache domain-containing protein → MNSKMKRKGIVFSIILVILAALYLSLAQYFDVVEATKTLIAGNTEVSVCASCHNLGMYLKMPRETLCSSCHEYRWSATSEYVHEKHVQEQNFDCKFCHSEQENINQEPINIDEVTSYITKYLDQKFPGDWQVSGTTLQKGSYIENGNYRIAKEVAGLYKGSMVSIYVGQTRISSSVTDPSGRPLLAGYPTPDTVAQVMKSGKAVLTNTSSIGIITYQKIFMPIKAKGKTVAVMSVSIVQ, encoded by the coding sequence ATGAATAGTAAAATGAAAAGGAAGGGCATTGTTTTTTCAATAATATTGGTGATCTTAGCCGCACTGTATTTAAGTCTTGCACAATATTTTGATGTCGTGGAAGCAACCAAAACCCTTATCGCCGGTAATACGGAAGTAAGCGTTTGCGCCTCATGCCATAATTTAGGCATGTATCTTAAAATGCCCAGAGAAACTCTTTGCAGTAGCTGCCACGAATACCGGTGGTCCGCAACTTCTGAATATGTTCATGAAAAGCACGTCCAGGAACAGAACTTTGACTGCAAATTCTGCCATTCTGAACAGGAAAATATAAACCAGGAACCAATCAATATAGATGAAGTTACCTCCTACATAACCAAATATTTGGACCAAAAATTCCCCGGAGATTGGCAGGTATCCGGAACTACTCTTCAAAAAGGTTCCTATATAGAAAACGGTAACTACAGAATTGCAAAAGAAGTTGCCGGTCTCTACAAGGGCAGCATGGTCTCAATTTATGTCGGCCAGACCAGGATTTCCAGTTCTGTTACCGATCCAAGCGGCAGACCGCTATTAGCCGGTTATCCTACGCCGGATACCGTAGCCCAGGTCATGAAAAGTGGTAAAGCGGTACTGACAAATACTTCTTCAATAGGGATAATCACTTACCAGAAAATATTTATGCCGATCAAAGCAAAAGGAAAAACCGTTGCAGTTATGAGCGTTTCCATTGTCCAGTGA
- a CDS encoding DUF6789 family protein: MTDRFFLGVVAGLAGAVVMVILNFLLNLIPGVQMELIFGISKLFVPQNLLGTLAGGTIGVIAHLICGSLVGLIFLVILEKTGLSYPVLKGAILGLGCWFVVNGLIGKFLDLGMQDKFIDNILIMLIHIPYGIITAWIIYRYHPKTFART, translated from the coding sequence ATGACTGACCGATTTTTCCTGGGCGTTGTCGCCGGTTTGGCCGGAGCAGTGGTTATGGTTATTTTAAACTTCCTGCTTAATTTGATACCAGGCGTCCAAATGGAATTGATTTTCGGTATTTCCAAGTTATTTGTCCCCCAAAACCTGCTCGGTACCCTGGCCGGAGGAACCATTGGCGTTATTGCACACCTGATATGCGGCAGTCTGGTAGGTTTAATTTTCCTTGTCATCCTGGAAAAAACCGGACTGAGCTACCCTGTCTTAAAAGGTGCTATCCTGGGACTGGGTTGCTGGTTCGTCGTGAATGGCCTTATCGGCAAATTTTTGGATCTTGGCATGCAGGATAAATTCATCGACAATATACTCATTATGCTTATTCATATTCCCTATGGTATCATTACAGCATGGATAATCTACCGGTATCATCCGAAAACCTTTGCCCGGACGTAA
- a CDS encoding ribosomal-processing cysteine protease Prp, with translation MINVDVFYNNLGQVIGFEAKGHGLGPDRIEKYDLICCAVSVLTITTANGITDYLQVQPAELSVDDGWLRLVLPTAPDGSLALDDRRKGQIDALLGSMVMGLEELVRDYGDYVQLKKRRWTS, from the coding sequence ATGATTAATGTGGATGTTTTTTATAATAACCTGGGCCAGGTAATCGGCTTTGAAGCTAAAGGGCATGGCCTGGGGCCTGACCGAATTGAAAAATACGATTTAATTTGCTGTGCCGTTTCTGTTTTAACCATAACTACGGCTAACGGTATTACCGATTATTTGCAGGTACAGCCCGCAGAATTGTCCGTTGACGACGGCTGGTTACGGTTGGTTTTGCCCACTGCACCAGATGGCAGTCTGGCTCTGGATGACCGGCGAAAGGGCCAGATAGACGCCTTGCTGGGGTCAATGGTTATGGGCTTGGAGGAACTGGTCAGGGACTATGGCGATTATGTTCAGTTGAAAAAGAGGAGGTGGACCTCATGA
- the rodA gene encoding rod shape-determining protein RodA — protein MFVEKKLLRNFDYTLLITVLIIIVFGLVILSSATHITAGKGDDPFGYVKKQLLWVIIGFISIAIVLRINYNSLSNYARYLYILNILLLLLVPVMGKESHGAKLWIPIGPFLLQPGEFAKLFIIITFANYLDKKQGKLERFVDLIPCFIHVGIPMLLIMAQPDLGTALVFIGILFGMLFIGGARPLHLLIVILIGALLVGIVLFGQLQLGWDKPLKPYQLKRLTIFVDPYQDPREAGYHVIQSQVALGSGGLFGKGLYHGTQNQLNFLPEQQTDFIFSVVGEELGFAGAASLLLLFFILVYRGVLIGYNAKDMFGTLIATGIVSMITFHLLVNVGMAAGIMPITGIPLPLFSYGGSAMLTNLTAIGLLLNVNLRREKIMF, from the coding sequence ATGTTTGTGGAAAAAAAACTGTTGAGAAATTTTGACTACACCCTTTTAATTACTGTTTTAATTATTATCGTTTTTGGCCTGGTTATTTTAAGCAGCGCCACACACATTACGGCCGGTAAAGGTGATGACCCCTTCGGTTATGTGAAGAAACAGCTTCTCTGGGTCATCATTGGTTTTATTTCCATTGCGATAGTGCTTAGAATCAACTATAACAGTTTAAGCAATTATGCCAGGTATCTTTATATATTAAATATTTTGCTGTTATTACTTGTGCCCGTAATGGGGAAAGAATCCCATGGGGCCAAATTATGGATTCCGATTGGTCCTTTTCTGCTGCAGCCCGGCGAATTTGCCAAACTGTTTATCATCATTACCTTTGCTAATTATCTTGATAAGAAGCAAGGGAAACTTGAACGGTTTGTGGATCTTATTCCATGTTTTATCCATGTAGGGATTCCCATGCTGCTTATTATGGCGCAGCCTGACCTGGGCACTGCCCTGGTTTTCATCGGTATTCTGTTTGGGATGCTGTTCATCGGTGGAGCGCGTCCGCTTCATTTGCTAATAGTGATATTAATTGGGGCATTATTGGTTGGTATTGTCTTATTTGGACAGCTCCAGTTAGGATGGGATAAACCACTCAAACCCTACCAACTGAAAAGGTTGACCATATTTGTTGACCCTTATCAGGACCCCAGGGAAGCCGGGTACCATGTTATTCAGTCTCAGGTGGCGCTGGGCTCCGGAGGACTTTTTGGCAAGGGCCTGTATCACGGGACGCAGAACCAATTAAATTTCCTTCCCGAGCAGCAGACAGACTTTATTTTTTCTGTTGTGGGTGAAGAGCTTGGCTTTGCAGGAGCCGCTTCATTGCTGTTATTGTTTTTTATACTGGTTTACCGGGGCGTGCTGATAGGGTATAATGCCAAAGATATGTTTGGCACTCTTATTGCTACAGGTATAGTATCCATGATTACCTTTCACCTGCTGGTCAATGTTGGTATGGCTGCAGGTATAATGCCGATAACCGGTATCCCGTTACCTCTGTTCAGTTATGGTGGCAGCGCCATGCTGACAAATCTCACGGCCATAGGGCTATTACTGAACGTTAACCTGCGCCGGGAAAAAATAATGTTTTAA
- a CDS encoding TIGR03960 family B12-binding radical SAM protein produces MMRDFIRNRLLPKVLKPARYLGTELNSIHKDWDRVDLKVVFAFPDVYEIGMSHLGLRILYHVVNKRPDTLMERVFAPWVDMEELLRQQNIPLFALESYKPVKEFDIVAFTLQYEMSFTNILNMLDLAGIPVRAGDRDESYPLVIAGGPCAYNPEPLADFIDAFVIGEGEEVFYEVLDVVKTAKQEKLSRTGLLERLAQVQGVYVPRFYDVDYKDDAAIAGIRPNNPNAPAKVTKRLVRNIDEADFPTSPIVPYLEVVHNRIMLEVLRGCSRGCRFCQAGMIYRPVREKSPETLLRQAEELVANTGYDEISLSSLSTADYSCVEETLKKLLDIYSGHGVNVSLPSLRADAFSIELAKEVQRVRRPTLTFAPEAGTQRLRDVINKGVTEEDLLAATGAAFKEGWTAVKLYFMIGLPTETEEDLRGIAELAGKVVALGQRELGAKAGRLKVTVSASSFVPKAHTPFQWEPQNDIDTLKEKQRFLAGLLKNRKIKFNWHDAELSFLEAVFSRGNRKVGRVLEAAWRRGCKFDSWNEQFSYDKWMAAFADVRLTPEAFACRRFGVEEVLPWDHIDAGVGKKFLAKEYEAALKGATTLDCRFDRCTGCGVCPNLGVDLDIKGREACGPV; encoded by the coding sequence ATGATGCGTGATTTTATTCGGAACCGGTTACTGCCGAAAGTTCTAAAACCTGCCCGTTATTTGGGGACAGAGCTGAATTCTATACATAAAGATTGGGATCGGGTGGACCTGAAAGTGGTTTTCGCTTTTCCCGACGTTTATGAAATAGGTATGTCGCATCTGGGGTTGAGAATACTGTACCATGTAGTTAATAAACGCCCGGACACCTTGATGGAAAGGGTATTTGCCCCCTGGGTTGACATGGAGGAATTGCTCCGGCAGCAAAATATACCACTTTTCGCCCTGGAGTCATATAAACCGGTAAAGGAATTTGATATAGTGGCCTTTACCCTGCAGTATGAAATGAGTTTTACCAACATCCTGAATATGCTGGACCTGGCCGGTATTCCCGTAAGGGCCGGGGATAGGGACGAATCCTACCCGCTGGTAATCGCGGGCGGGCCTTGTGCCTACAATCCTGAGCCTTTGGCTGACTTTATTGATGCTTTTGTTATCGGGGAAGGGGAAGAGGTATTCTACGAGGTTTTGGATGTCGTGAAAACAGCCAAACAGGAAAAACTCTCCAGAACCGGCCTCCTGGAACGGTTGGCCCAGGTGCAGGGAGTATATGTGCCGCGTTTTTACGACGTGGATTATAAAGACGATGCTGCCATTGCCGGGATCAGACCCAATAACCCCAATGCTCCGGCGAAAGTCACCAAGCGCCTGGTCAGAAATATTGATGAAGCTGATTTCCCTACCAGTCCTATTGTGCCGTACCTGGAGGTGGTGCACAACCGGATCATGCTTGAGGTGCTCAGAGGCTGTAGCAGGGGCTGTCGTTTCTGCCAAGCGGGTATGATTTATCGCCCGGTACGGGAGAAAAGTCCGGAGACCTTACTGCGGCAGGCCGAGGAACTGGTGGCAAATACGGGGTACGATGAGATTTCTTTATCTTCCCTGAGCACCGCCGACTATTCCTGTGTGGAGGAAACCCTGAAGAAATTGTTGGATATCTATAGTGGACATGGAGTCAACGTTTCCCTGCCGTCCCTCAGAGCAGATGCTTTTTCCATAGAATTGGCCAAAGAAGTCCAGCGGGTCAGGAGGCCCACACTGACTTTTGCGCCTGAAGCGGGGACCCAAAGACTCAGAGATGTGATTAACAAAGGCGTGACTGAAGAAGACCTACTGGCTGCTACCGGTGCCGCTTTCAAAGAAGGGTGGACGGCTGTTAAGCTATATTTCATGATTGGTCTCCCCACGGAAACAGAGGAAGACCTACGGGGTATTGCCGAGCTGGCCGGCAAGGTCGTAGCTTTGGGTCAGCGCGAACTTGGCGCAAAGGCAGGCAGGCTGAAGGTTACCGTTAGCGCTTCTTCCTTTGTACCTAAAGCTCATACGCCTTTTCAGTGGGAACCTCAGAATGATATTGATACTTTAAAAGAAAAGCAAAGGTTTTTAGCCGGCTTGTTAAAAAACAGGAAAATTAAATTTAACTGGCATGATGCGGAACTGAGTTTTTTGGAAGCAGTGTTTTCGCGGGGGAACCGAAAAGTGGGCCGGGTACTGGAGGCTGCCTGGCGCAGGGGATGCAAATTCGACAGTTGGAATGAGCAGTTTTCCTATGATAAATGGATGGCCGCCTTTGCTGATGTGAGGTTAACTCCGGAAGCTTTTGCCTGCCGTAGATTTGGTGTGGAGGAAGTTTTACCGTGGGATCATATCGATGCCGGTGTCGGTAAGAAGTTTTTAGCTAAGGAATATGAAGCCGCTCTTAAAGGAGCGACTACCCTTGATTGTCGTTTTGACAGGTGTACAGGGTGTGGGGTCTGCCCGAATCTGGGAGTCGATTTGGACATTAAGGGGAGGGAAGCCTGTGGCCCGGTATAG
- a CDS encoding M50 family metallopeptidase, producing MKIAKVFGINVKVNTFFLVLFLVLILTGKYREGLIVFGVVLLHELAHVVTALNYKFRVTEVELLPYGGVAKLEQGLEGDPYAEIFISLAGPLANFLIIGLLYMLEGLGIWNQRWVPFFIECNLTLGLFNLLPAYPLDGGRIYRALLTERFGLTGATDRARKVSLILSLLMVFLGVGRLVLGLNGINLIVIGVFLAFENFRDKGSIMFAFIRYLNRKQQDLPVRRLMLARHVVALEDVQLKELVRHFVPQKYNLVVRVDSGQRITGVFSEHEIISKLLEGKINMTLGEL from the coding sequence ATGAAAATTGCCAAGGTTTTTGGGATTAATGTCAAGGTAAATACCTTTTTTCTGGTTTTATTTTTAGTGCTAATTCTGACCGGAAAGTACCGGGAAGGCTTAATTGTTTTCGGCGTGGTCCTCTTACATGAGCTGGCTCATGTGGTCACCGCCTTGAACTATAAATTCCGGGTTACAGAAGTGGAACTACTGCCGTATGGGGGAGTAGCCAAGCTAGAACAAGGGTTGGAGGGAGATCCTTACGCGGAAATATTTATTTCTTTAGCCGGGCCTTTAGCAAACTTCCTGATTATCGGTTTGCTTTACATGCTGGAGGGGTTAGGGATATGGAACCAACGGTGGGTTCCTTTTTTTATCGAGTGTAATCTCACCTTAGGCCTTTTTAACCTCCTTCCGGCCTATCCTTTAGACGGCGGCAGGATTTACCGCGCTCTTTTAACGGAAAGGTTCGGCCTGACAGGAGCAACTGACCGTGCCCGGAAGGTTTCCCTTATTCTTTCCCTGCTCATGGTTTTCCTGGGTGTAGGCAGGTTAGTTCTTGGGTTAAACGGCATCAATTTGATTGTGATAGGAGTTTTTTTGGCCTTTGAAAACTTTCGGGACAAAGGTTCAATCATGTTTGCCTTTATCAGGTACCTAAACCGTAAGCAACAGGACCTGCCTGTCCGCCGGTTAATGCTTGCCCGGCATGTGGTTGCTCTGGAAGATGTGCAATTAAAGGAACTGGTGCGGCATTTTGTACCCCAGAAATATAACCTGGTCGTGAGGGTAGACAGCGGGCAGCGGATTACCGGGGTCTTTTCAGAGCACGAGATTATAAGTAAACTTTTGGAGGGAAAAATAAACATGACCTTGGGAGAACTGTAG
- a CDS encoding M23 family metallopeptidase yields the protein MSEKQEALVKPKPRIRFVHDSEIFSEEPQALNYRNYLPRFPQRKRIPYLKNERNNKFRLARQITVSILIFLMVWGLNSLHFPLAKKVGSGVKYLLNKEMDFSPVINKIGELASPYLNFTLPNGKNTVNEEPKPVITKISDQIGPQLPVGGKITVPYGWVFDDSKQFFEFHRGIDIVAKANQDIKAVAGGNIERIYMGDKGEKCILVRHDEQLMTNYVNVGEVLVEKGEEIHAGQVIGKVAGDGEDKENHLHFEVIRFGKPVDPFSVFTAATR from the coding sequence ATGAGCGAAAAACAGGAAGCCTTGGTAAAACCTAAACCGCGGATAAGATTTGTTCATGATTCAGAAATTTTTTCAGAGGAGCCTCAAGCTCTTAACTACCGTAACTATTTGCCCCGGTTTCCCCAGCGGAAAAGGATTCCTTACCTGAAAAATGAACGAAATAATAAATTTCGTCTGGCCAGGCAGATTACGGTTTCTATATTGATATTTTTAATGGTTTGGGGTTTAAACAGCCTGCATTTTCCCCTGGCCAAAAAGGTTGGCAGTGGGGTGAAATACCTGCTCAACAAAGAAATGGATTTTTCTCCTGTGATAAATAAAATAGGTGAGCTGGCTTCGCCATATCTTAATTTTACTTTGCCAAATGGTAAAAACACGGTAAATGAGGAGCCTAAGCCGGTTATAACCAAGATTTCGGACCAAATTGGCCCACAACTGCCGGTAGGAGGGAAAATTACGGTTCCCTACGGATGGGTCTTTGATGACAGTAAGCAGTTTTTTGAATTTCACCGGGGTATTGATATTGTGGCAAAGGCCAATCAAGACATTAAGGCTGTCGCGGGTGGAAATATAGAACGTATTTACATGGGCGACAAGGGGGAAAAGTGCATCTTAGTCAGGCACGATGAGCAGTTGATGACAAATTACGTGAATGTAGGCGAAGTTCTGGTCGAAAAAGGGGAAGAAATTCATGCCGGGCAGGTAATCGGCAAAGTTGCCGGTGACGGTGAGGACAAGGAAAATCATTTGCATTTTGAGGTAATCCGGTTTGGTAAACCCGTCGATCCCTTCAGCGTCTTTACAGCGGCAACCCGTTAG
- the rplU gene encoding 50S ribosomal protein L21, with protein MYAIVATGGKQYRVKEGDVLLVEKLNANEGETLEIKEVLAVSKDGDLKVGTPLVEGAKVVFKVLGQTKGKKIIVFKYKPKKNYRRKAGHRQPYTKVVVEKIEA; from the coding sequence ATGTACGCTATCGTTGCGACTGGAGGCAAGCAGTACAGGGTTAAGGAGGGAGATGTGCTCCTGGTAGAAAAACTCAACGCTAATGAGGGCGAAACCCTGGAGATTAAGGAAGTGCTTGCCGTTAGCAAAGATGGAGACCTGAAAGTGGGTACTCCCCTGGTAGAAGGCGCTAAAGTAGTTTTCAAGGTCTTGGGACAAACTAAAGGCAAGAAAATTATTGTTTTCAAATATAAGCCCAAGAAGAACTACCGTAGAAAGGCCGGACACCGCCAGCCTTATACCAAGGTAGTGGTAGAGAAAATCGAGGCTTAA
- a CDS encoding TIGR03936 family radical SAM-associated protein: MARYRLEICKGEEVRFISHLDFMKAFERALRRAKIPVAFSEGFNPHPKIAFASALPVGVTSACELVDLELQEELPAAEVKQRLEKALPPGIKVNAVNRCHDKQPALMAVINRSEYLVRVQAIPDAVIHYQLLQEAIKSFLGKDALVVEKKTKKGLRERDIRKGVYSLRGWLEGNDIMLEMVLQTGTEGNVRPEDVLSGLISLGLPLDKDFARVHRTRLFSV, translated from the coding sequence GTGGCCCGGTATAGGTTGGAGATTTGTAAAGGCGAAGAGGTGCGGTTTATATCCCACCTGGATTTTATGAAGGCTTTTGAAAGGGCATTGCGCAGGGCGAAGATTCCGGTGGCTTTTTCCGAAGGGTTCAACCCGCATCCGAAGATAGCCTTTGCTTCAGCATTACCCGTCGGGGTAACCAGCGCCTGTGAACTGGTAGATTTAGAATTGCAGGAAGAACTACCGGCGGCGGAGGTTAAGCAGCGTTTGGAAAAGGCGCTGCCTCCCGGCATAAAGGTCAACGCAGTGAACCGTTGTCATGACAAACAACCCGCTCTGATGGCAGTTATCAACCGTTCCGAATATCTGGTGCGTGTGCAGGCCATTCCGGACGCAGTTATACATTATCAGTTATTGCAGGAAGCTATTAAATCCTTCCTTGGAAAAGATGCGCTTGTTGTGGAAAAAAAGACCAAGAAAGGCTTGCGGGAGAGAGATATCAGAAAAGGAGTATATTCTTTACGGGGTTGGCTGGAGGGGAACGATATTATGCTGGAAATGGTTTTGCAGACAGGTACGGAGGGTAATGTCCGACCGGAAGATGTTTTAAGCGGACTAATTTCCCTCGGCCTGCCCTTGGATAAAGATTTTGCCCGGGTGCACAGAACCAGGTTATTCAGTGTGTGA
- a CDS encoding 4Fe-4S binding protein: MNNQIIVSTEKTEKIRIRPAVLTKFVTNITFRAVCQFFIIGVMIYAGWNFYGFYEYLRGNGEILAPYRPPVVEAFLPFAAVVASKVMFVTGEIDSVHPAGLVIFIAILLTAWIFRRGFCSWICPIGTLSEYLGKLGQKVMGRNLMMPKWLDILLLVLKYVTLLVILKLLLFLPTTEAEIFMQTPFYKISDIKMLEFYLNIGLVGILVIIILMSLSFLFKTFWCRYLCPYGALLGIIGIFSPVVLKKNNNSCIKCNKCNQVCPNKVNIKEKNQIVISTECIGCTSCVSTCPQPDTLKFTAFGQLQVSPLVYSVGVLAVFFGVIVIGMLTGHWESSLDISDFKSLYQQMLGGF; this comes from the coding sequence ATGAACAATCAAATAATAGTATCCACAGAAAAAACCGAAAAAATAAGAATTAGGCCTGCTGTATTAACCAAGTTTGTGACAAACATAACATTCAGAGCGGTATGCCAGTTTTTTATAATAGGCGTAATGATTTATGCAGGGTGGAACTTCTATGGTTTTTATGAATATCTTCGAGGAAATGGTGAAATTCTTGCCCCATACCGCCCACCGGTTGTCGAGGCATTTTTACCCTTTGCCGCGGTTGTTGCTTCAAAGGTGATGTTTGTAACTGGAGAAATTGATTCCGTCCACCCAGCGGGACTGGTAATATTCATAGCAATTTTATTGACAGCGTGGATATTCAGGAGGGGTTTCTGTTCATGGATTTGTCCTATTGGAACCTTGTCCGAATACCTGGGCAAGTTAGGTCAAAAAGTAATGGGTAGAAACCTAATGATGCCCAAATGGCTGGACATACTTTTGCTGGTTTTAAAGTACGTGACATTGCTGGTGATACTAAAGTTACTCCTTTTTCTACCAACCACCGAGGCGGAAATTTTTATGCAGACACCATTTTACAAAATCAGCGACATCAAAATGTTAGAATTTTATTTGAATATTGGTCTGGTAGGTATTTTGGTTATTATCATTCTTATGTCTTTGTCCTTTTTGTTTAAAACCTTTTGGTGCAGATATTTATGTCCCTATGGTGCACTCCTTGGTATCATCGGTATTTTTAGTCCGGTTGTTTTAAAGAAAAACAATAACAGTTGTATCAAGTGCAATAAATGTAACCAAGTTTGTCCAAATAAAGTAAATATAAAAGAAAAAAATCAAATTGTAATTTCTACCGAATGTATAGGATGCACCTCATGCGTCTCCACCTGCCCCCAACCGGATACATTGAAGTTTACGGCGTTCGGGCAACTGCAGGTTAGCCCCTTGGTATATTCTGTTGGTGTACTAGCAGTATTTTTCGGAGTAATTGTTATTGGAATGCTTACAGGACACTGGGAATCCAGTTTGGACATATCTGATTTTAAATCACTATACCAGCAGATGTTGGGAGGGTTCTAG
- a CDS encoding Rne/Rng family ribonuclease: MLKEILVNVREEETRVAVLEDKVVVEIYIERSLNQRLVGNIYKGKVENVLPGMQAAFVDIGLEKNAFLFVEDAVPPRTTTDEEAKSNYHVNITDVLKEGQEILVQIAKEPIGTKGARVTTHITLPGRYLVLMPTVDYIGISRRIENESERERLKALAEKVKPANMGLIVRTIAEGMDEEELVQDVTVLTKLWKKIQNRSCHGPVPNLIHKDLELVQRILRDIFTEDIDNLVIDSRYEYEKVLELMELTTPQLKSRVSLYEQDNLFEKFGVDEEIEKILKPRVWLKCGGYIVIDQTEALTAIDVNTGKYVGSTNLADTVLKTNLDAAVEIARQLRLRNIGGIIIVDFIDMPDQEHQRMVLQKLEEEVRKDKTKTNVLGLTQLGLVEMTRKKVRQGLENVLLKPCPYCDGRGKVLSEETISIRAKNEIFKLAQHTSAEAILVEVHPSVASLLIGSGGAQLRELEAKTKKSILIRGCEHYHQEVINIRALYSQSEIEAIGVPVRPGQILEVRIEEPHASNVYDGIGRVNGFIVDVEGASALIGETVPVEITKVYRTYCKARVVDLHK; this comes from the coding sequence TTGTTAAAGGAGATACTGGTCAATGTACGGGAAGAGGAAACCAGGGTAGCCGTTTTGGAAGATAAAGTAGTCGTGGAAATATATATAGAAAGATCCCTGAACCAACGGCTTGTAGGCAATATATATAAGGGAAAGGTGGAAAATGTGCTGCCCGGTATGCAGGCCGCTTTTGTAGATATTGGCTTGGAAAAAAATGCCTTCCTGTTTGTGGAAGATGCGGTGCCGCCCCGGACGACAACAGACGAAGAGGCTAAAAGCAATTACCATGTCAATATAACCGATGTTTTGAAAGAGGGCCAGGAAATTTTGGTTCAGATTGCTAAAGAACCAATTGGCACTAAGGGGGCCAGGGTTACTACTCATATTACATTACCGGGCCGATACCTGGTATTAATGCCTACCGTAGACTACATAGGAATTTCCCGGCGAATAGAGAATGAAAGTGAGCGGGAGAGGCTAAAAGCCCTGGCGGAAAAAGTAAAGCCGGCGAATATGGGGTTGATAGTCCGGACCATTGCCGAGGGTATGGACGAAGAAGAACTGGTACAGGATGTCACGGTATTGACCAAGTTATGGAAAAAGATTCAGAACCGGTCATGTCACGGTCCGGTCCCTAACCTGATACATAAGGACCTGGAATTGGTCCAGCGCATTTTGCGCGATATTTTCACAGAAGATATTGATAACCTGGTTATTGATTCCCGTTATGAATATGAAAAAGTACTGGAATTAATGGAGCTTACAACGCCACAGTTAAAGAGCAGAGTATCCCTTTACGAACAGGATAATTTATTTGAAAAGTTTGGCGTTGACGAGGAAATTGAAAAAATTCTTAAGCCCAGGGTGTGGCTTAAGTGTGGAGGATATATTGTTATTGACCAGACAGAAGCCCTGACAGCTATAGATGTAAATACGGGCAAATATGTGGGGTCCACCAATCTGGCAGATACGGTATTGAAAACCAACCTTGATGCCGCCGTAGAGATAGCCCGCCAGCTTCGGTTGAGAAATATCGGAGGCATTATCATCGTAGATTTTATTGATATGCCTGACCAGGAACACCAGCGGATGGTACTACAGAAACTGGAAGAGGAAGTACGCAAAGATAAGACCAAGACCAACGTACTTGGCTTGACACAATTGGGATTAGTTGAGATGACCAGGAAAAAAGTCCGGCAAGGACTGGAGAACGTCTTGTTAAAACCATGCCCTTATTGTGACGGCCGGGGTAAAGTTTTATCAGAAGAGACAATAAGCATTCGGGCGAAGAATGAAATTTTTAAGCTTGCCCAGCATACCAGTGCGGAAGCGATTTTGGTTGAGGTCCACCCATCAGTAGCTTCTCTGCTGATAGGCAGCGGTGGTGCTCAACTCAGGGAGTTGGAAGCCAAAACGAAGAAAAGTATCCTTATCCGGGGATGCGAACACTACCACCAGGAAGTTATAAATATCAGGGCTCTCTATTCCCAGTCAGAAATTGAGGCTATAGGTGTTCCCGTACGCCCTGGGCAGATTTTGGAGGTCAGAATTGAGGAACCGCATGCTTCCAACGTATACGACGGTATAGGCCGGGTTAACGGTTTCATTGTGGATGTGGAAGGCGCCAGTGCTTTAATCGGGGAAACGGTCCCGGTGGAGATAACCAAGGTTTACCGGACATACTGTAAAGCGCGGGTTGTAGACTTGCACAAATAG